One Microbacterium esteraromaticum genomic window carries:
- a CDS encoding PLP-dependent aminotransferase family protein, giving the protein MLLATQVRSRTAKGIAAEIGRLITSGELDVATRLPAIRALADELEVSPTTVQHAYQALAQSGLVIAQGKRGTVVRGAAESTRPPRYAASDKELMPLWDLTSGTPDPALLPDVGAALMSLAAQDTAILTSGYMEQPVLPDLEWELRRRWPFEPGAITVVDGALDAIDRLFRLTLRVGDRVLVENPTFPPVLDMIERAGAEIIGLPLDEHGIVPGSLRDALEMRPSLLVLQPRAQNPSGVSMTHERAEDLAAVLTGSSVLIIEDDHAGGITSASQVSLGSYLPDRVIRILSFSKAFGPDLRLAAVGGAADTIVRLDNARALGPGWSSRLLQHVLLYLLTDERALAQLANARAVYAHRRRSMVEALRREGFQIVGEDGINIWVPVANENEARIRLAMRDAGIAVALGSSFLSAPLPSEFIRITCSAISEGFTELAGAIAAAALPPRARTSRPAHPR; this is encoded by the coding sequence ATGCTTCTGGCCACACAGGTGCGGAGCCGCACGGCGAAGGGGATCGCCGCTGAGATCGGACGGCTGATCACATCGGGCGAACTCGACGTGGCGACCAGACTGCCGGCCATCCGCGCGCTCGCCGATGAACTCGAGGTGAGTCCCACCACCGTGCAGCATGCCTACCAGGCTCTGGCGCAGTCGGGGCTGGTCATCGCTCAGGGCAAGCGCGGCACCGTGGTGCGCGGTGCCGCCGAATCGACCCGCCCGCCGCGATACGCGGCGTCGGACAAAGAGCTGATGCCTTTGTGGGACCTCACCAGCGGCACACCGGACCCTGCGCTGCTTCCCGACGTCGGTGCGGCCCTGATGTCGCTGGCGGCGCAGGACACCGCGATACTGACGAGCGGGTACATGGAGCAGCCGGTGCTTCCCGACCTCGAGTGGGAGCTGCGTCGCCGCTGGCCCTTCGAGCCAGGAGCCATCACGGTTGTCGATGGCGCTCTGGACGCCATCGACCGACTGTTCAGGCTCACTCTCAGAGTGGGAGATCGGGTCCTCGTCGAGAACCCGACGTTCCCGCCCGTCCTCGACATGATCGAGCGCGCGGGGGCGGAGATCATCGGTTTGCCGCTGGACGAGCATGGAATCGTGCCCGGGTCGCTGAGAGATGCTCTCGAGATGCGGCCGAGCCTGCTCGTGCTGCAGCCGCGAGCGCAGAATCCGTCCGGTGTCAGCATGACGCACGAGCGGGCCGAGGATCTCGCAGCGGTGCTGACGGGGTCGTCCGTCCTGATCATCGAAGATGACCATGCCGGGGGCATCACTTCGGCCAGCCAAGTGAGCCTGGGGTCGTACCTCCCCGACCGTGTGATCCGCATCCTGAGCTTCTCCAAAGCGTTCGGACCCGACCTGCGGCTCGCCGCGGTCGGTGGCGCCGCCGACACGATCGTGAGACTCGACAACGCGCGGGCGCTCGGCCCGGGGTGGTCGAGCCGACTGCTTCAGCACGTTCTGCTGTACCTCCTCACAGATGAGCGAGCGCTCGCGCAGCTGGCCAACGCTCGTGCGGTCTACGCGCATCGGCGGCGTTCGATGGTGGAGGCGCTGCGCCGGGAGGGATTTCAGATCGTCGGGGAGGACGGCATCAACATCTGGGTTCCCGTCGCGAACGAGAACGAGGCGCGGATTCGGCTGGCGATGCGCGACGCCGGGATCGCCGTGGCACTCGGGTCGTCTTTTCTCAGCGCACCGCTCCCGTCGGAGTTCATTCGCATCACCTGCTCCGCGATCTCTGAGGGGTTCACCGAGCTCGCCGGCGCCATAGCCGCCGCAGCACTGCCCCCGAGGGCGAGAACGTCTCGGCCCGCGCACCCCCGGTGA
- a CDS encoding ABC transporter permease, which produces MTQPLIDRESAAPRGVVPVGSESRDRRRASAFSVTLQRVAVVAIVVILCVAIFLPLLRLFTTGFAPEGLFSLDAVRDVFGARWFPDALRNTVIVVGCSSAAAVVIAALLAWANERTDAAMGWFGQILPLIPLVVPGMVLATGWVMLGAPRVGLLQRQVERYPLLDAIIPDLHSTPGLIFVMTLTLVPFPFLILQNALRNVDPALEEASIVAGAGIRRTVWRISLPAVKHAILGGALLAVIVGIAEYSVPLIIGTPARLDILSVHTVRFVTASYPAQLGEGSVMGLFMLFVTGSLWLIYFKVSKGGRFSQIGGKAAKASLMKLGWAKWLVRAVMMCFFLCSAVLPLFALVLVALQPYWTPDIDAASLGFSNFQQVLQSENLGGAIVNSAIYATIGATIAVLVVGLLTTSVSIRRSRFAEVGLGVMKIPAAISSVVLAIGFVMAFYGAPFHLGGTMVLLIGAYIINYLPYASILAESAVAQVRRELLESSSVAGASEWRTRVKIVTPLALPGFIAAFALLFAMMAGEATMSRVLAQPGTQVAGFAILQTYEVGSFSQLAVMGTLIAALILSVVASLLWVSRLLRRRW; this is translated from the coding sequence ATGACTCAGCCACTAATCGACAGAGAGAGCGCCGCTCCGCGTGGGGTCGTTCCCGTCGGATCGGAGTCTCGCGATCGCCGCAGGGCGAGCGCCTTCTCGGTGACTCTGCAGCGAGTGGCCGTGGTCGCCATCGTGGTGATCCTCTGCGTCGCGATCTTCCTCCCGCTGCTTCGCCTCTTCACCACCGGATTCGCTCCCGAGGGGCTGTTCTCCTTGGACGCCGTGCGTGACGTCTTCGGTGCGAGGTGGTTTCCGGATGCTCTGCGCAACACCGTGATCGTGGTGGGTTGCTCCAGCGCCGCCGCCGTCGTCATCGCCGCACTGCTTGCCTGGGCCAACGAGCGCACAGACGCGGCGATGGGGTGGTTCGGGCAGATCCTGCCTCTCATCCCGCTGGTCGTGCCGGGGATGGTTCTCGCGACGGGCTGGGTGATGCTCGGCGCGCCGCGGGTCGGGCTGCTGCAGCGTCAGGTCGAGAGGTATCCGCTTCTCGATGCGATCATTCCCGATCTCCACAGCACTCCAGGGCTCATCTTCGTGATGACCCTGACGCTGGTGCCGTTCCCCTTCCTGATTCTGCAGAACGCTCTGCGCAATGTGGACCCGGCCCTGGAGGAGGCATCGATCGTCGCGGGCGCCGGGATCCGCCGCACAGTGTGGCGGATCTCTCTTCCCGCGGTGAAGCACGCGATCCTCGGCGGCGCGCTTCTGGCGGTCATCGTCGGAATCGCGGAGTATTCCGTTCCGTTGATCATCGGCACGCCTGCCCGGCTGGACATCCTCTCGGTGCACACGGTGCGATTCGTGACCGCCTCGTATCCGGCGCAGCTGGGAGAAGGATCGGTGATGGGCTTGTTCATGCTGTTCGTGACAGGCAGCCTGTGGCTGATCTACTTCAAGGTGAGCAAGGGCGGAAGGTTCTCGCAGATCGGCGGGAAGGCCGCGAAGGCCAGCCTCATGAAGCTCGGGTGGGCGAAGTGGCTGGTGCGCGCCGTCATGATGTGCTTCTTCCTCTGCTCGGCGGTGCTGCCGCTGTTCGCACTGGTTCTCGTGGCGCTTCAGCCGTACTGGACACCCGACATCGATGCCGCGTCGCTCGGCTTCTCGAACTTCCAACAGGTCCTCCAATCGGAGAACCTCGGGGGCGCGATCGTCAACAGTGCCATCTACGCGACAATCGGCGCCACGATCGCGGTGCTGGTGGTCGGGCTGCTGACCACCTCGGTGAGCATTCGGAGATCCCGTTTCGCGGAGGTCGGATTGGGGGTGATGAAGATCCCCGCGGCCATCTCGAGCGTCGTGCTGGCCATCGGCTTCGTCATGGCGTTCTATGGAGCGCCGTTCCACCTCGGAGGAACGATGGTGCTGCTGATCGGGGCATACATCATCAACTACCTGCCGTATGCGTCGATCCTCGCGGAATCCGCGGTGGCCCAGGTGCGTAGAGAGCTGCTCGAGTCGTCAAGCGTCGCGGGGGCGTCCGAATGGCGAACGCGAGTGAAGATCGTGACGCCGCTTGCGCTTCCCGGGTTCATAGCCGCGTTCGCGTTGCTGTTCGCGATGATGGCCGGTGAGGCGACCATGTCACGGGTTCTGGCGCAGCCGGGCACGCAGGTCGCAGGTTTCGCGATCCTGCAGACGTACGAAGTGGGGAGCTTCAGCCAGCTGGCTGTGATGGGCACGCTGATCGCTGCATTGATCCTCTCGGTGGTGGCGTCGCTGCTCTGGGTCAGCCGGCTTCTTCGCCGTCGGTGGTGA